The genomic region CCGTGTCGCAGCTAACGCATTAAGCGCCCCGCCTGGGGAGTACGGCCGCAAGGCTAAAACTCAAAGGAATTGACGGGGGCCCGCACAAGCGGCGGAGCATGCGGATTAATTCGATGCAACGCGAAGAACCTTACCAAGGCTTGACATATACGAGAACGCTGCAGAAATGTGGAACTCTTTGGACACTCGTATACAGGTGGTGCATGGTTGTCGTCAGCTCGTGTCGTGAGATGTTGGGTTAAGTCCCGCAACGAGCGCAACCCTCGTTCTATGTTGCCAGCACGTGATGGTGGGAACTCATAGGAGACTGCCGGGGTCAACTCGGAGGAAGGTGGGGATGACGTCAAATCATCATGCCCCTTATGTCTTGGGCTTCACGCATGCTACAATGGCCGGTACAAAGGGCTGCGATACCGTAAGGTGGAGCGAATCCCAAAAAGCCGGTCTCAGTTCGGATTGAGGTCTGCAACTCGACCTCATGAAGTCGGAGTCGCTAGTAATCGCAGATCAGCAACGCTGCGGTGAATACGTTCCCGGGCCTTGTACACACCGCCCGTCAAGTCATGAAAGTCGGTAACACCCGAAGCCGGTGGCCCAACCTTTTTGGAGGGAGCCGTCGAAGGTGGGATCGGTGATTAGGACTAAGTCGTAACAAGGTAGCCGTACCGGAAGGTGCGGCTGGATCACCTCCTTTCTAAGGAGCACTGGCACCTTTTGGTGTCCAGGCGCCAGATCCGAGACGAATGTTCTCGGCTGGTTGCTCATGGGTGGAACATTGACATGGGTCGTGGGCGGATGCTCACGGATCTCAGTACGGTCTCTTCGGAGGCAAGGAACGGGTCCGGGGTGGAAGTTTGCGACATGCACGCTGTTGGGTCCTGAGGGACCGGGCCGGCCTTTCGGGGTCGTACCTGAACCTCTGGGCCCCTTTTCTTGTCTGACCGTGGTGTTGGGCTGGTGGGGGGTTCCGACCGTATTTTGAGAACTACACAGTGGACGCGAGCATCTTAGATTGATCCCTTTATAGGGGTCGATCACAAAGATCTTGTTCAATACTTTTTGTATTGACTTACAGATCATTGGTCTATCTCCACCGGCTTTGCTGGTGGCGATCGATTCTGACTCATGTGATTTCAAGTTTCTAAGAGCGAACGGTGGATGCCTTGGCATCTGGAGCCGAAGAAGGACGTAGCAATCTGCGATAAGCCTCGGGGAGTTGATAAGCGAACTTTGATCCGAGGGTCTCCGAATGGGGAAACCCCGCCAGGCCCTTTGGGTGACCTGGTGACTCCCGCCTGAATATATAGGGCGGGTAGAGGGAACGTGGGGAAGTGAAACATCTCAGTACCCACAGGAAGAGAAAACAACAGTGATTCCGTTAGTAGTGGCGAGCGAACGCGGATGAGGCTAAACCGATCATGTGTGATAGCCGGCGGGCGTTGCATGGTCGGGGTTGTGGGACTCTCACGAACTTCCGCTGGAGTTCACGTCGATGCGCATGGTGTAGGTGAACGGCTTTGAAAGGTCGACCGTAGAGGGTGCCAGTCCCGTAACCGAAATGCTGTGCCAGGGCGGAGAGGATCCCAAGTAGCACGGGGCCCGAGAAATCCCGTGTGAATCTGTCAGGACCACCTGATAAGCCTAAATACTCCCAGATGACCGATAGCGGACAAGTACCGTGAGGGAAAGGTGAAAAGTACCCCGGGAGGGGAGTGAAATAGTACCTGAAACCGTTTGCTTACAAACCGTTGGAGCCTCCTTGTTGGGGTGACAGCGTGCCTTTTGAAGAATGAGCCTGCGAGTTAGCGATATGTGGCGAGGTTAACCCGTGTGGGGTAGCCGTAGCGAAAGCGAGTCTGAATAGGGCGATTTCAGTCGCATGTCCTAGACCCGAAGCGAAGTGATCTACCCATGGCCAGGTTGAAGCGACGGTAAGACGTCGTGGAGGACCGAACCCACTTCAGTTGAAAATGGAGGGGATGAGCTGTGGGTAGGGGTGAAAGGCCAATCAAACTTCGTGATAGCTGGTTCTCTCCGAAATGCATTTAGGTGCAGCGTTGCGTGTTTCTTGCCGGAGGTAGAGCTACTGGATGGCCGATGGGCCCTACAAGGTTACTGACGTCAGCCAAACTCCGAATGCCGGTAAGTGAGAGCGCAGCAGTGAGACGGTGGGGGATAAGCTTCATCGTCGAGAGGGAAACAACCCAGACCACCAACTAAGGTCCCTAAGCGCGTGCTAAGTGGGAAAGGATGTGGAGTTGCACAGACAACCAGGAGGTTGGCTTAGAAGCAGCCACCCTTGAAAGAGTGCGTAATAGCTCACTGGTCAAGTGATTCCGCGCCGACAATGTAACGGGGCTCAAGCACGCCACCGAAGTTGTGGCATTGACATTAGTGGTAGGCCTTCGTGGTCCAGCCGTGTTGATGGGTAGGAGAGCGTCGTGTGGGCAGTGAAGCGGCGGTGTGAACCAGCCGTGGAGCCTACACGAGTGAGAATGCAGGCATGAGTAGCGAAAGACGGGTGAGAAACCCGTCCTCCGAAAGACCAAGGGTTCCAGGGCCAGGCTAATCCGCCCTGGGTAAGTCGGGACCTAAGGCGAGGCCGACAGGCGTAGTCGATGGACAACGGGTTGATATTCCCGTACCGGCGAAGAACCGCCCCAGTCAATCCAGTAATGCTAAGAGTCCGAAACCCTTTCCGGATCCCTTCGGGGTGATGGTCGGGGAGGTAGCACTCGACCCTATGCTGGTGCGGCTAGCGTATTAACAGGTGTGACGCAGGAAGGTAGCCGATGCCGGGCGATGGTTGTCCCGGTGCAAGTGCGTAGGCCGAACGATAGGCAAATCCGTCGTTCATCAAGGCTGAGACACGATGCGGACCCGTTTGGGGAAGTTGGTGATCCTATGCTGCCGAGAAAAGCATCGACGCGAGGTTCCAGCCGCCCGTACCCTAAACCGACTCAGGTGGTCAGGTAGAGAATACCAAGGAGATCGAGAGAATCGTGGTTAAGGAACTCGGCAAAATGCCCCCGTAACTTCGGGAGAAGGGGGGCCTGAGGCGTATTAGGACTTGCTCCGAAAGCGTTTGAAGGCCGCAGAGACCAGTGGGAAGCGACTGTTTACTAAAAACACAGGTCCGTGCCAAGTCGCAAGACGATGTATACGGACTGACGCCTGCCCGGTGCTGGAAGGTTAAGAGGAAGGGTTAGCCGCAAGGCGAAGCTCAGAATTTAAGCCCCAGTAAACGGCGGTGGTAACTATAACCATCCTAAGGTAGCGAAATTCCTTGTCGGGTAAGTTCCGACCTGCACGAATGGCGTAACGACTTCCCAGCTGTCTCAACCGCGAACTCGGCGAAATTGCAGTACGAGTAAAGATGCTCGTTACGCGCAGCAGGACGGAAAGACCCCGTGACCTTTACTACAGCTTGGTATTGGTGTTCGGTGTGGCTTGTGTAGGATAGGTGGGAGACTATGAAGCGGGCACGCTAGTGTTCGTGGAGTCATTGTTGAAATACCACTCTGGTCACTCTGGATGTCTAACTTAGAACCGTAATCCGGTTCAGGGACAGTGCCTGGTGGGTAGTTTAACTGGGGCGGTTGCCTCCTAAAGAGTAACGGAGGCGCCCAAAGGTTCCCTCAACCTGGTTGGCAATCAGGTGGCGAGTGTAAGTGCACAAGGGAGCTTGACTGTGAGACTGACAGGTCGAGCAGGGACGAAAGTCGGGACTAGTGATCCGGCAGTGGCTTGTGGAAGCGCTGTCGCTCAACGGATAAAAGGTACCTCGGGGATAACAGGCTGATCTTGCCCAAGAGTCCATATCGACGGCATGGTTTGGCACCTCGATGTCGGCTCGTCGCATCCTGGGGCTGGAGTAGGTCCCAAGGGTTGGGCTGTTCGCCCATTAAAGCGGTACGCGAGCTGGGTTTAGAACGTCGTGAGACAGTTCGGTCCCTATCCGCTGCGCGCGTAGGAAGTTTGAGAGGATCTGACCCTAGTACGAGAGGACCGGGTTGGACGAACCTCTGGTGTGCCAGTTGTTCCGCCAGGAGCACCGCTGGTTAGCTACGTTCGGGATGGATAACCGCTGAAAGCATCTAAGCGGGAAGCCGGCCTCAAGATGAGACTTCCATACCTTCGGGTGAGAGGCTCCCAGCCAGACGACTGGGTTGATAGGCCGGATGTGGAAGCAGGGACGAAAGACCTGTGCAGCTGACCGGTACTAATAAGCCAACAACTTGACAACACAATCTTTTCCGTCACGAATCGTGACAGAACTCGCGTCCACTATGTGGTTCCCGATCTACGGTCGGAAACCAACCCCCAACCACCAACACGGTGACCGCACGGGGGTTGCACACCACAGATCAACAGAGTTTCGGCGGCCATAGCGTCAGGGAAACGCCCGGACACATTCCGAACCCGGAAGCTAAGACTGACAGCGCCGATGGTACTGCAGGGGGGACCCTGTGGGAGAGTAGGACACCGCCGAACACACTTCACGTAATGCCCACCTTTCGAGGTGGGCATTACGCATTTAACAGGCGCGTCGGCGACTGGCCCCGTGCGCGCTCCTACCGCACCGCCTCGAACACGGTGCCGTCACCGAAGGTGGCGACACCCGTCGACACCGAGGCCGGCACCTGGAAGACGACGACGCCGCTGGTCTGCTGCCCGGCGCCGAGGGTGACCTGCGGCATCTGCGGCTTCGCCTCGAACTCGGCGTCGGCGTGGTCGTAGACGTTGCCCGTCGCGTCGGTGAAGCTGGCGTCGTAGGCGATGGCACCGGCATCCACGCCCGCGTCGGTTGCCTGCACGTGCACGACGAACGCCACGTACTTCATGCCGGCGTCGGGCGCCTCGAACTCGTCGTAGCCGCGCCAGTCGGCGTTGAATCCGGAGATCCACTCGGAGTAGGTGACGACGGAGCCGTCGAGCCGGTTGGTGTTCTGCATCGACACATGGGTGCCGACAGCGACCGGGTTGTCGTACGACTGTCCAGCGGTCGCGGCCTTCTCTGCGTCGGCGGCCGCTTTGTCCGCTGCAGCCTGATCGGCGTCGGCGGATGCCGTGTCACCGTTGGCGCAGTCGGTCTGCGCCGTGAGGTCGTCGTACTGGGACTGGCACCGCTTCACGAGCGCGTGCTGCTTCGCGAGTTGCGCGGCCGTCCGGTCGGCGGCCTTCGCCTTGTCGGGATGTCCAGCCACGCAGGCCGCGCGCCCCGCGTCAGACGAGAACGAGTGGTCGCACTGCTCCTGCTGCGCCTTCGCGAGAGGCGGCGCCAGGAATGCGGTGTAACCGGCGAAGGCGGACGCTCCGATGATGGCCAGCGCGAGCACGCCCGCCGCGACGAGGGAGAGGATGCGCAGCGGCCGCGGCCAGCTGCGGAAGGAACGGGTGGTGGTGTTCTTGATCATGATGATTGCTCGACGTTCGTGTTGGGATTGTTGCGACGGTGGTTTTGTCGAGGGTTGAGGAGCGTCGCTTGCGCCGCGTCTCGAAACCCGTGTTCCTGTGGGCCGGGTTTCGAGACGCCCCGCGCGCGGGGCTCCTCAACCCGCGGTAGAGCGGCCCGCGGTGGGCGGCGTGGGCGGCTGCTGTTGCGCGAGCGCGGCGGCCGCGGCATCCATGCGGGCCGTGTCGGCGGTGGCGGCCTCGAGGGAGTGCCGCGCGGCATCCACGGCGCCCACGTTCTGCTGCTCGAGGGCCAGCGCCTGCTCTGCGTAGGCGACAGCCTGGGCCTGGTAGGCGCGCGCCGCGTCGGAGTTGAGCGCGGCCTGGCGCACGACGGCGGCGAAATGGCGAACGCGCTGGCCGTCGTCGGGCGCGCAGGTGATGAGCGTGGCGAACGTGTCGCCCTGCATCAGCAGGTAGAGCTCGCGGGTGTCGTGCACCCGCGTCTTCTTGGCGACGCCGCCGATGATGGCGCCGACCGGCCCGAAGAGCAGTCCGCCCGCCGCGATGCGGGTGAGCGTGGACCTGCTGCTCGTGGCGAGGTTGCCCGCCGTGTCGACGGTGGCCGTGATGGCGGGGGTGAGCGCGAACCGGCCCTGCGGCACCTCGAGGTACAGGGGAGTGACGGATGCTCCGCCGTCCCGCCCGCGGTAGCTCGCGATCGGGCGCCCCGCCGCGGCGTGCGCCTGGGCGAGGGCCTTCTCGCAGGACTTGAGCCGGTGCGCGCGTTCTTTCGTGGCGGCCGTGAGCCCCTTCTCTGCGGCGGAGAGGCGGGCGCGGTACTCGGTGACGGCATCCCGTCGTTCGCGCTCGGCGGGAGAGAGCGCCGCGATGCGCGCTTTGCGGTTCGCGCGCAGAAGGAGCCAGGTGGTGAGTGCGCCGCCGACGAGCAGCAGCGCGAGGACGGTGAGCACGACCGCAGCGACGGCGGAGGCCGGGTCGGCGGCCGTCGCCGATTCGATGCGGTCGATGACGGCCGGAGAAGGATCGTAGGTGGGTCCGCCGACGGCGGCGATGAGGTGGAACATGGTGCATCCCTGTGGTGCACGGGCCTGTTGCTGTGGGCCCTGGGTGGGCCGTGCGACGTGCGATTCACGATGCGCGACACCCGCCGAGTGGCGAATAGAACAGAGTGAGGGATGCCACCGACATTTATGCGAGGAGGGCTCACGTACTAGGCGGCCCGACCCCGCAAGCCGCTGGTGCGCGAGCTCAGCGTCCGGACAGCAGAAGGGGCGGCTCGGTGCCGTCACCCAGCCGCCCCTTCTCAAGACGCGTCAGGACGCGGTGCACGCCCCCGCGTCGGTCCACACCGAGGAGACGCCGGGCGTCTCGCCCTGCGTCCACCACTTGGCGGTGTAGTTGTCGCCGTTGTACGACACCTCGGTGCCACCGCCGTACGCGGTGGTCGAGACCCACGCGAGCGCGCAGGTGCCGCCGCCTGAGCCGCCTGAGCCGGTGCCGCCGCCCGATGCCGGCGTGCCCTGGCACGGTCCGTCATCTGTCCAGGCGCCGCCGGCCGCGGGCGCTCCGCCCTGCGTCCACCACTGGGCCGTCCAGTTGTGGCCGTTGTAGGAGACCTCCTGGCCCGTTGTGTAGGCGGTGGACGAAACGTACGCGGCGGCGCACTGCGGCGTGGCCGGCGGCGTCGTTCCGCCGGCCGGCGGCTGCGCAACGGACGAGTTGTTCGCGAAGGCGACCGTTTGGGCCGTGTACGACCAGGCCGGGGCATCCGTGCTGCTGCAGTCGCCCCAGGTCTTGGAGCTCGTCTCGCTGGCGTCGCACGGGCGGTCGCGGTTCACCGACCAGAACGTGAAGCGGGCCATGCCGTTGGTCTGCGCGAACGTGCGGATGGCGGCGAAGTCATCGGTGGTGAACATCTCGCCGGAGTCGGAGCGGCCGTCCATGCCGGAGAAGCCCTCGTGCGCCCACGCGGTGGCGGCATCCCACCCGAGATCTTTCTGCAGCAGTCCGTTGAACGCGGTCAGCGCCGCGATCGTCTGGTCGGCGCCGTTGATGCCGTTGTCGAACGGCATGATCGAGAAGTTGGCCGGCGTGAAACCGAGCCCCTTCGCGGTCTTCAGCACGTTCTCGCCGAAGTATCCGGTGCCCGACGACGTGCCGGGCATGGTGATCGACACGTAGAGTCCCGGGTTGGTCTGCTGCAGAATCTGCGCGGCGCCGAGCTCGTTGTTCACCGCCGTCGTGTTCTCGTACTCCGGCTCCTCGAGGTCGAAGTCGATGGCGTGCAGGCTGTAGGTGTCGAGCACCTTCTGCAGTGCGGCAGCCTCGGCTTGCGGCGACGAGCAGACTTGCCCGAGCTTGGTGCCCGCATACCCGCCCTGCGACACGGAGACGTCGCCGCCCGCCGCGCGAATGGTGGAGATCGCGGCGGCGACCGCGGGGTCGGCGCCGATAGCGGTGGTGCCGTCCCAGGTGGCCGTGCAGCCCGAGCCAGCGAGGATGAACGACAGCTGGAACGCCTTCTGCCCCGTGGCCTGCATGACCGCCGCGATGTCGGGCGGATTGTTGTCGTCGGGCATGAAATACGGTGCCGAGGCATACCAGTTGGCGCTCAGCGCCGTGGATGCCGCGGTCGTCGAGGTGCTGCTCGACGAGCTCGACCCCGTCGTGCCGCTGTCGGCCGCGTTCGCCACCGTGGCGCCGAGACCGAGCGTGCCGAGCGTCACCGCGGCCGTGCCGAGTGCGACGGTCGTGCAGAGACGGCGCAGCCGCCCCCGTGTGAGATGTGCAATACGCACTGTCGTGAACCCTCCTACTTCGTCGTAAGCGGATGCCATCGGCCGGCGCGCGCACGCGGCTGCAGGCGTCTGCAACCCGCGGCGGGCACGCCGAGGCATCGACTTTCACTGGAGGCGGCAGCTCGGAAGCTTAGCGGGGGCGGAGGGTGGGGCGTAACCCTTTTGGGGGCGGATGAGGGACCGGATTGTCTGAGATAGGGCACAGGACCCTGAGCCGCGATCGTCGTGAGCAGATCATCCGGTGCGGTCAACTTGCCGCGTGGAGTTCACGCCGAGCGGCACCCGCCGAGTGGTGAATAGAGCAGGACGCACGGGGCCACCGACATCCGCTCGGGGATACGGCTGACAGCTGATCTCTACCGCTCCAAGTACTCACACTTATGCCATTAAGTGTGGATAATGAGTACGCTGTTCCCACAACGGTTGGAGGCTCGGTGGTCGAATCAGCAGTCAGCTCCTGGCCTGCGGTGACCTATGAGGACCGCCGAT from Humibacter ginsenosidimutans harbors:
- a CDS encoding DUF4352 domain-containing protein is translated as MIKNTTTRSFRSWPRPLRILSLVAAGVLALAIIGASAFAGYTAFLAPPLAKAQQEQCDHSFSSDAGRAACVAGHPDKAKAADRTAAQLAKQHALVKRCQSQYDDLTAQTDCANGDTASADADQAAADKAAADAEKAATAGQSYDNPVAVGTHVSMQNTNRLDGSVVTYSEWISGFNADWRGYDEFEAPDAGMKYVAFVVHVQATDAGVDAGAIAYDASFTDATGNVYDHADAEFEAKPQMPQVTLGAGQQTSGVVVFQVPASVSTGVATFGDGTVFEAVR
- a CDS encoding carbohydrate-binding protein — protein: MRIAHLTRGRLRRLCTTVALGTAAVTLGTLGLGATVANAADSGTTGSSSSSSTSTTAASTALSANWYASAPYFMPDDNNPPDIAAVMQATGQKAFQLSFILAGSGCTATWDGTTAIGADPAVAAAISTIRAAGGDVSVSQGGYAGTKLGQVCSSPQAEAAALQKVLDTYSLHAIDFDLEEPEYENTTAVNNELGAAQILQQTNPGLYVSITMPGTSSGTGYFGENVLKTAKGLGFTPANFSIMPFDNGINGADQTIAALTAFNGLLQKDLGWDAATAWAHEGFSGMDGRSDSGEMFTTDDFAAIRTFAQTNGMARFTFWSVNRDRPCDASETSSKTWGDCSSTDAPAWSYTAQTVAFANNSSVAQPPAGGTTPPATPQCAAAYVSSTAYTTGQEVSYNGHNWTAQWWTQGGAPAAGGAWTDDGPCQGTPASGGGTGSGGSGGGTCALAWVSTTAYGGGTEVSYNGDNYTAKWWTQGETPGVSSVWTDAGACTAS